In Desulfonatronospira thiodismutans ASO3-1, the sequence ATGGCTGCTCCAGTACCAGGCGGTGCCGAGGGGTTGAGTGGCCAAGGCCAAAATGATTTAAAAAAAATCATCAGATTTTTAAAAAAACTGGTTGCCTTTGAACATAAAATTTTGTATAGGCAGGGATATTTTAAAGCATGATGTCGGTGCGTCCTTGCTTATGATTTTTCGCACAATCATTTCAAAGGGATAAGCCGAGCCTGTGAAATAACGCGCTCTGGAGCGTCCAAACAAAAAAAATTGGACCCAAAAGGGTTGCATCCTGTAGAAAATGAAATTATTATGTTCATAAATTCACAAAGACGGTTTCGCCATCTATACAACCGTTTCTGTGTATATGCTATTTTTGTTCTTTGAGGCCTGTTTAGGATGTTGAACTTAAAACCAAGGAGTTTGCAATGTCATTGAGAATGACTACGCCTCCCCCGCACGGAGGAAGACTTGAAGAGAGGGTCGTGAGGGATCCCCAGCTGGCCAAGAAGCTGGCCAAGGGCTGCCCGGTTTACGACATCAAGCCCACCCTGAGCGACAAAGGCGTTCCCGTCCGCAACGTATACCGGGAAATCATGTCCACCTGCTACGGCTTCTTCAGCCCGGTTGAAGGCTCCATGAAGGAAGCCGAAGTGGAAAAGGTCCTCAACGAAAGAAGACTTCTGAACAACTGGATCTTCCCCTACCCCTTAGTATTCGACATCAGCGAGGAAGACTACAAGCAGCTGGGCGTAACCGCCGGTGACCGTGTCCTGCTGCGGCTCAAGGGCAAGCCCTTTGCCATCCTGGACGTTGAGGAAGTCTGGCGTATCAAGGACACCACCGAGCTGGCCAACAGGGTTTTCGGCTCACCGGAGAAAAATCCCGAAGTGGTCCAGGAAGCCTTCAACGAAAAACACCCCGGCTGGGTCATTTACAAGAGCCTCAATCCCGTGGTTCTGGCCGGTAAGTACACCATCATCAACGAGCCCAAATTCAGGGCTCCCTTCGACCGCTTCTGGTGCCCGCCGGTAAAGTCACGCGAAGAGTTCCAAAAGCGCGGCTGGCGCACGGTCATCAACCACCAGACCAGAAACGTCCCCCACGTGGGCCATGAGCACCTCATGAAAAACGCCGCCTACACCGGCGACATCGAGCCCTGCCACGGCATCCTGGTCAACGCCATCATCGGCGTAAAGCGCAAGGGCGACTACCCCGACGAGTCCATTCTGGAAGGCCACGAAGCCGTAAACCAGGGCGGATACATCAAGCCGGAAAGGCACATGGTTACCTACTGCCTGTGGGACATGCGCTACGGCAACCCCCTGGAATCCATGCTGCACGGCATCATCCGCCAGAACATGGGCTGCACCCATCACATGTTCGGCCGGGACCACGCCGCAGTGGGCGACTACTACGACCAGTTCGCCACCCAGACCCTGTGGGACAAGGGCATTCCCAGCTACGGCTTTGACAAGTCCATCTGCGAGGTGGAGTACGGCCTGCATATCAAGCCCCAGAACATGAGAGAGTTCTGGTACTGCCCCGTGTGCCAGGAAATCGCCTACAGCGAGTCCTGCGGCCATACCAAGCAGAAGGAAAAATTCAGCGGCAGCTTTATCCGCGGCATGGTGGGCGAAGGCATCTTTCCGCCCCGGGTCATTTTCCGGCCCGAAGTGTACAAGGCAGTGGTCAAGTGGTGGAAGGAATTCAACTTCCCCTTCTGCAACCAGAACTACGTGGTTGCCCAGGAACAGAAACTGGAAGTTGATCTGCCGGATCTGGATGTCTAAGGTCCTGACCGCAAAATCTTTAAGGAGGAATTGATCTATGTCCAAGCTATTCGTGGTTCTCCTGGACGACAAACGCATGGAAGCCCTCAAGGGCAGCGGCCTGGAGGACAAAGTCGAGTATATGTTCGGCGGCAACCTCAGGGCTTTTACCATGGAAATGCCCGATGAGAAGGCCAATGCCATAATGAAGGAGTTTGATACGGCCCGCACCGATTCCAGGGGCTGCATCACTGACACCCCCCTGGCCTTCAACCGTACCCTGTTTGAAGAAATCGCCAAGGCCAAATCTCTTGGTCCCGAAGTGGTGGACAACACCCTGGCCCGGGCCGGAGAAATCAAGGAGCTGGCAGCCAAAGAGTCCGACTATCTGCCCGCACCGGAAATATAACTCCGGAGATCGTTACAAAATCTCATGCCGCAATGCAGCATCATTGCGGCATGAGATGATAACCAAATAAAATTACGTTATTTTTATTACAAACATCTTTTTCTTGACAAATATCAAAGTTCAATATTAGACAAATTGAATTTACAATATTGATGCAATGCAGTATTTGTCATGAAATATATGTAAAACGAGGACCTGGTGTTCTTGTTTGTTATGGCTTCCCCACCCGGGGAATTTGGTAGTGGAAGTTTAAAACCTTATAGTTAAGGAGGACCGTTATGCCAACCTTTGTAAATCCGGAGAAATGTGACGGCTGCAAGGGCGGAGAAAAGACCGCGTGCATGTACATCTGCCCCAACGACCTCATGATCCTGGACCCCGAGGCAATGCTTGCCTACAACCAGGAGCCGGACGCCTGCTGGGAGTGCTATTCCTGTGTCAAGATCTGCCCCCAGGGCGCCATTGAGGCCCGTCCCTATGCCGACTTCGCCCCCATGGGCGGTACCAGCATTCCCATGCGCAGCGGTACCGACATCATGTGGACCATCCAGTTCCGCAACGGCAACATCAAACGCTTCAAGTTCCCCATCAGGACCACTGAAGAAGGCTCCATCAAGCCTTACGAAGGCAAGCCCGAAGCAGGCGACCTGGAAAACGAGCTCCTGTTCAACGAGACAGAGCTCAAGAAGCCCACAAACGTCATCAACCAGAAGGTTGAAATCAAGAACGCCGACTACACAGAGACATGGAAGAACCCTGCCGTTATGAAGTAGTCTGATCACGGCTGATTTTAATTCGTCACAAGCATTTTAAGGAGGTATTTATGCCTGTTATTCCATCTAAGAGCCAGAATCTTGGTGTTCCCATCGGTGAGCCGGAAATCAAGGAAATTGATGTTGATTGCTTGCTGGTGGGCGGCGGCATGGGTTGCTGCGGCGCTGCTGTAGAGATCAAAAAGTGGGCCGACAAGCACGATGTCAGTTATCTCATGGTTGACAAGGCCTCCCTGGAGCGCTCCGGCGCAGTGGCCCAGGGCCTGTCCGCCATCAACACCTATCTGGGCGACAATACTCCTGAGGACTACGCCCGTATGGTCCAGAACGACCTCATGAAGGCCGTGCGCGAAGATCTGGTCTTCGACCTGGGCCGTCACGTGGATGATTCCGTACATCTGTTTGAGGAATGGGGACTGCCCATCTGGGTGACCACTGACGACGGCAAGCGCCTCGACGGTGCAGCCGCCAAGAAGAAGGGCCTGCAGGTACGCGAAGGTGCCAAGCCTGTTCGTTCCGGTCGCTGGCAGATCATGATCAATGGTGAGTCCTACAAGGTCATCGTGGCCGAGGCAGCCAAAAACGCCATCGGCGAAGACAAGTACATGGAGCGCATCTTTGTGGTCAAGCTGCTCCTAGACGCCAATGAACCCAACCGCATAGCCGGGGCAGTGGGCTTTTCCACCCGTGAAAACAAGGTGTTCGTATTCAAGGCCAACGCCATCCTGGTGGCCTGCGGCGGCGCAGTAAACGTATACCGCCCCCGCTCCACCGGTGAAGGTATGGGACGTGCCTGGTATCCCGTATGGAACGCCGGATCCACCTACACCATGTGCTCCGAGGTGGGCGCGGAAATGACCATGATGGAAAACAGGTTCACACCCGCCCGTTTCAAAGACGGTTACGGACCTGTGGGCGCATGGTTCCTGCTGTTTAAGGCCAAGGCCACCAACGCCCAGGGCGAAGACTACATGGTCAAGAACGACCATCTGATTCAGCCCTACCGGGATAAAGGCTACGCCACAGGCAAGGTCATGCCTGCCTGTCTGCGCAACCACTGCACTCTGGAGGAAATGAGGCAGGGACGCGGTCCCATCTTCATGGATACAGCCACTGCTCTGCAGGACACCTTCAAGGAACTGTCCAAGAAGGAGCAGAAGCACCTGGAATCCGAAGCCTGGGAAGACTTCCTGGATATGTGTGTCGGCCAGGCCAACCTGTGGGCCTGCATGAACATCGAGCCTGAAAACAAGGGCTCCGAAATGATGCCCACAGAACCCTACCTGCTGGGCTCCCACTCCGGCTGCTGCGGCATCTGGGTATCCGGTCCCGACGAAGACTGGGTTCCGGAAGAGTACAAGGTACGCGCTGCCAACGGCAAGGCCTACAACCGCATGACCACGGTCATGGGCCTGTGGACCTGCGCTGACGGTGTCGGCGCT encodes:
- the aprB gene encoding adenylyl-sulfate reductase subunit beta; the protein is MPTFVNPEKCDGCKGGEKTACMYICPNDLMILDPEAMLAYNQEPDACWECYSCVKICPQGAIEARPYADFAPMGGTSIPMRSGTDIMWTIQFRNGNIKRFKFPIRTTEEGSIKPYEGKPEAGDLENELLFNETELKKPTNVINQKVEIKNADYTETWKNPAVMK
- the sat gene encoding sulfate adenylyltransferase, which codes for MSLRMTTPPPHGGRLEERVVRDPQLAKKLAKGCPVYDIKPTLSDKGVPVRNVYREIMSTCYGFFSPVEGSMKEAEVEKVLNERRLLNNWIFPYPLVFDISEEDYKQLGVTAGDRVLLRLKGKPFAILDVEEVWRIKDTTELANRVFGSPEKNPEVVQEAFNEKHPGWVIYKSLNPVVLAGKYTIINEPKFRAPFDRFWCPPVKSREEFQKRGWRTVINHQTRNVPHVGHEHLMKNAAYTGDIEPCHGILVNAIIGVKRKGDYPDESILEGHEAVNQGGYIKPERHMVTYCLWDMRYGNPLESMLHGIIRQNMGCTHHMFGRDHAAVGDYYDQFATQTLWDKGIPSYGFDKSICEVEYGLHIKPQNMREFWYCPVCQEIAYSESCGHTKQKEKFSGSFIRGMVGEGIFPPRVIFRPEVYKAVVKWWKEFNFPFCNQNYVVAQEQKLEVDLPDLDV
- the aprA gene encoding adenylyl-sulfate reductase subunit alpha, whose protein sequence is MPVIPSKSQNLGVPIGEPEIKEIDVDCLLVGGGMGCCGAAVEIKKWADKHDVSYLMVDKASLERSGAVAQGLSAINTYLGDNTPEDYARMVQNDLMKAVREDLVFDLGRHVDDSVHLFEEWGLPIWVTTDDGKRLDGAAAKKKGLQVREGAKPVRSGRWQIMINGESYKVIVAEAAKNAIGEDKYMERIFVVKLLLDANEPNRIAGAVGFSTRENKVFVFKANAILVACGGAVNVYRPRSTGEGMGRAWYPVWNAGSTYTMCSEVGAEMTMMENRFTPARFKDGYGPVGAWFLLFKAKATNAQGEDYMVKNDHLIQPYRDKGYATGKVMPACLRNHCTLEEMRQGRGPIFMDTATALQDTFKELSKKEQKHLESEAWEDFLDMCVGQANLWACMNIEPENKGSEMMPTEPYLLGSHSGCCGIWVSGPDEDWVPEEYKVRAANGKAYNRMTTVMGLWTCADGVGASGHKFSSGAHAEGRIAAKQMVRWCVDHKDFKPTLQESPQDLAKMVYLPWYNYEEHKNVSTAPDINPKYITPRNFMMRLIKYSDEYGGGVATYYTTSEALLEVLSQHLDMLQEDSLKLCARDLHELLRAWENYHRLWTVRLHTMHIRFRKETRYPGFYYRSDFMGLNEEEWLCFTNSKYDPQKGEMTFFKRPYIQIFDPKWDKD
- a CDS encoding DUF6955 family protein, coding for MSKLFVVLLDDKRMEALKGSGLEDKVEYMFGGNLRAFTMEMPDEKANAIMKEFDTARTDSRGCITDTPLAFNRTLFEEIAKAKSLGPEVVDNTLARAGEIKELAAKESDYLPAPEI